From the Manihot esculenta cultivar AM560-2 chromosome 3, M.esculenta_v8, whole genome shotgun sequence genome, one window contains:
- the LOC110612175 gene encoding polyubiquitin, with protein sequence MDASSSLTPSSQSDSTQQDEQMDLYLKIVKTVCLNLKGSETIKTLKELIEEKEGIGEKNQDLFFDGNLLRDGQRLVDCGVRRNCTLHLIVQNPVIIKLLVKIPSDPRIIMVEAKTCDTIHNVKLMIQSKEGILSDNFTLVHDGHLLEDESTLASLNIRSNSNIHLVFCQKEVPSIFVKAPNKDTVQLRVKVMFTVDDIKAICGSIIGVSVSGCNMFCAAKRLEGSKTLAFYDIKEGSLLELLPSSMQIFVKTWIGKTLVLDVKEHDTVKHIKQQIFQKLKIPIDIQSIVYVGRRLENDRDLASYGIQRHSTLHMGYVVKSV encoded by the coding sequence ATGGATCTTTACTTGAAGATTGTAAAAACAGTATGTTTAAATTTAAAGGGGTCTGAGacaattaaaactttaaaagaGCTGATTGAGGAGAAGGAAGGCATTGGTGAAAAGAATCAGGATCTATTCTTTGACGGCAATCTACTCAGAGATGGTCAAAGGCTAGTTGATTGTGGTGTTCGGAGGAACTGCACTCTTCATCTTATTGTCCAAAATCCTGTTATAATCAAATTATTGGTCAAAATACCATCTGATCCGAGAATTATCATGGTggaagcaaaaacttgtgataCTATCCACAATGTCAAATTGATGATTCAGTCAAAGGAGGGGATTCTGTCAGATAACTTCACTCTTGTCCATGATGGACATCTACTCGAAGATGAAAGTACTCTGGCCTCCCTCAATATACGGAGCAATTCAAATATTCATTTGgttttttgtcagaaagaagtgCCATCTATTTTTGTGAAAGCACCTAATAAAGATACCGTGCAACTCAGAGTTAAAGTTATGTTTACTGTTGATGATATCAAAGCGATTTGTGGTAgcatcattggtgtttcagtcAGTGGGTGTAATATGTTTTGTGCTGCAAAACGGCTTGAGGGTTCCAAAACCCTGGCCTTTTATGATATCAAAGAAGGATCTCTGTTGGAGCTATTACCTTCTTCAATGCAGATATTTGTTAAGACTTGGATTGGAAAAACCCTAGTCCTTGATGTGAAGGAACATGATACTGTGAAGCATATCAAGCAACAGATTTTTCAGAAGTTGAAGATCCCCATTGACATTCAGAGTATTGTTTATGTTGGAAGACGGCTTGAGAATGACCGGGATCTGGCAAGTTATGGCATCCAGAGGCACTCTACTCTGCATATGGGATATGTTGTAAAATCAGTTtag